In Drosophila yakuba strain Tai18E2 chromosome 2R, Prin_Dyak_Tai18E2_2.1, whole genome shotgun sequence, a single genomic region encodes these proteins:
- the LOC6530658 gene encoding uncharacterized protein LOC6530658 isoform X1 has translation MVDDISPMHHRMQKKTRSASICATGASIETVIHGMPGASGSATPEGGTPGYRRRRPATRSQSARITSGARSVRQKTKAQQQQQQQHTLQETRSYCTSEPRLSETETPPQRRKLSQRRPQTHAHRKSNAFLDVPTMNMHHLRVNDDDEDVDRLRTFSASKGGIINRGDSFRRRRSRSNSLAPSSPMHARNGVGGLGGVAGGGSSLGLGCGYNGGSSSNGFGNANAQENHQPVEFYRVEMLGSAGVGKQALVSQFRTSDCINAYDGPECDDAEQNVSIILNGTESELKFLTGNPESKDELEQADAFLVVYSCIDKESFTRAKQILSRLQDMDLLRHRPIILVANKIDLARSRAVSAQDGKCLACTFGAKFIEVSVGINHNCDELLAGTLTQIRLKKEHVQLQLNPKKSKDKNKFKENTNIETVETDNCLTDLKADEGGPRDANSPAHWYKSRSVMLASMKARQMLTWILGKEDSKFKHCENLQVL, from the exons ATGGTGGACGACATCTCGCCGATGCATCATCGGATGCAAAAGAAGACGCGCAGCGCCTCCATTTGTGCCACCGGCGCCAGCATCGAGACGGTCATCCATGGAATGCCCGGCGCCTCCGGCAGTGCCACGCCCGAGGGCGGTACGCCCGGCTACCGACGACGCCGGCCGGCCACGCGCTCCCAGAGTGCCCGCATCACCTCCGGCGCCAGATCG GTCCGGCAGAAGACGaaggcgcagcagcagcagcaacagcagcacacGCTCCAGGAGACCCGGAGCTACTGCACCAGTGAACCCCGGCTGAGTGAGACGGAGACGCCTCCGCAGCGCCGTAAGCTATCGCAGCGGAGGCCACAGACGCACG CACACAGAAAATCGAACGCCTTCCTGGACGTGCCCACCATGAACATGCATCACCTGCGCGtcaacgacgacgacgaggatgtGGACAGATTGCGCACTTTCAGTGCCTCCAAGGGAG GTATCATCAATCGAGGTGACTCCTTCCGTCGCCGCCGCTCGAGGAGCAACAGCCTGGCTCCATCCAGTCCCATGCACGCACGCAACGGCGTGGGCGGccttgggggcgtggccggtggCGGAAGCAGCCTGGGACTGGGCTGTGGTTACAatggcggcagcagcagcaacggaTTCGGAAACGCCAATGCCCAGGAGAACCATCAGCCGGTGGAATTCTATCGCGTCGAAATGCTGGGATCCGCTGGTGTGGGCAAGCAGGCTCTGGTTTCGCAGTTCCGCACCTCGGACTGCATCAATGCCTACGATGGACCTG AATGCGACGATGCCGAGCAGAACGTCTCAATTATCTTGAATGGCACCGAATCGGAACTGAAGTTCCTCACTGGAAATCCAGAGAGCAAG GACGAACTGGAGCAGGCGGATGCCTTTCTGGTGGTCTACTCCTGCATTGACAAGGAGTCCTTCACGCGGGCAAAGCAGATACTATCGCGACTGCAGGACATGGACCTGCTGCGCCACCGACCCATCATCCTGGTGGCCAACAAAATTGATTTGGCCCGCTCACGCGCCGTTTCCGCCCAGG ATGGCAAATGTCTGGCCTGCACGTTCGGAGCCAAGTTTATCGAGGTCTCCGTGGGCATCAATCACAACTGTGACGAGCTCCTGGCCGGCACGCTCACCCAGATTCGCCTCAAGAAGGAACACGTCCAGCTGCAG CTTAAtccgaaaaaatcaaaagataaaaacaaatttaaagaaaacacaaacataGAGACTGTAGAAACTGATAACTGTCTGACTGATCTTAAAGCCGACGAAGGG
- the LOC6530660 gene encoding uncharacterized protein LOC6530660, which yields MEMRDRLHRLTNHSSITSHATVSNSVAKFAILNLDRSDGLENSVTKILVTIEEMFCSFFEEHQKELELQRMAAKTLNQLTQRYRINTQVDLSCTCPQIYEIESDDAIINKYYIYYQVIACSNKNQSWAIHNMRPYVLLFRRECAKLDMSSDSPFIMGNTFHKPIKFFMELVEELFAYFYSGHVQFDCAAQMLDPLDLNSIEHYQKLLAPNEDFANYFKYNMSYCKCLRMPARCPAYEYPQVTEDHTLPFIIQAKKKRCARRREKMAEPETNLLDRKKSMVRLQRPSETSALETGQATDWDNRDNRESTGRELKRSISVHQRRSQKSIISITKEVYQDPFSNNRHELTLKDSVLRWSVNPQILNSGVS from the coding sequence ATGGAAATGCGCGATCGACTCCACCGCCTAACAAACCACTCAAGCATCACATCACACGCCACCGTTAGCAATAGTGTAGCCAAGTTTGCGATCCTGAATCTGGATAGAAGCGATGGCTTAGAGAACTCGGTGACCAAGATCCTAGTGACAATCGAGGAGATGTTCTGCAGCTTCTTTGAGGAACACCAGAAAGAGCTGGAACTGCAGCGGATGGCGGCTAAGACTTTGAACCAGCTGACCCAGCGTTACAGGATCAACACGCAGGTGGACCTGAGCTGCACGTGTCCGCAGATCTATGAGATCGAATCGGATGATGCGATAATCAACAAATACTACATCTACTACCAGGTGATAGCCTGCTCCAACAAGAACCAGAGCTGGGCCATCCACAACATGCGCCCCTATGTGCTACTCTTCCGCCGAGAGTGCGCCAAATTGGACATGAGCTCGGATAGTCCCTTCATCATGGGCAACACCTTCCACAAGCCCATTAAGTTCTTTATGGAGTTGGTGGAGGAGCTGTTCGCCTACTTCTACAGTGGTCACGTGCAGTTCGACTGCGCTGCCCAAATGTTGGATCCCTTGGATCTGAACAGCATCGAGCACTACCAAAAGCTATTGGCACCCAATGAGGACTTTGCGAACTACTTCAAATACAACATGAGCTACTGCAAGTGCCTGCGCATGCCGGCCAGGTGTCCAGCTTACGAGTATCCGCAGGTCACAGAAGATCACACCTTGCCCTTCATCATACAGGCCAAGAAGAAGCGTTGTGCCAGGCGGCGCGAGAAGATGGCCGAGCCCGAAACCAATTTATTAGATCGAAAGAAGTCCATGGTTAGACTGCAACGACCCAGCGAGACGTCGGCCTTGGAAACTGGTCAGGCAACGGACTGGGACAATCGGGACAATCGGGAAAGCACCGGCAGGGAACTGAAGAGGTCCATCTCTGTACACCAACGTCGCAGTCAGAAGTCTATCATAAGTATTACCAAGGAAGTTTACCAGGATCCGTTTTCTAACAACCGCCATGAACTAACTCTTAAGGATTCCGTACTCAGATGGTCGGTGAACCCACAAATTCTCAATTCCGGTGTATcataa
- the LOC6530661 gene encoding uncharacterized protein LOC6530661, which yields MEIRDRLYQLMVNPSFMSRGTVTASMANLAVGHLNISDAMQKKVIKILLMIEEKYRTYFDSYKKELELQRIAAETLHQLIQRYKIIMQLDASCTCPQIYEIESDDAIINKFYLHYQVIASSNKNQCWAIQGLRPYLLIFRRECAKLRLNKETPFFLGDAFHKPIQFYMDLVEELFAYFYSGHLRLDCAARLLDPLDLNRMEYYMKLLEPNEDFDEYFRHNISFCKCLRPQPLCPPSEYHQKVKDQSDAYLNHAKKKRCARRFERMAQNGAQTSKRESGSLERKISVGSAKTTTSLSREASVVEEAVSSRHHERTLTNRLMSALCIVP from the coding sequence atggaaatacGCGATCGGCTGTACCAACTGATGGTGAACCCGAGCTTCATGTCTAGAGGCACGGTGACCGCGAGCATGGCCAATTTGGCGGTCGGGCATCTGAACATCTCGGATGCCATGCAAAAAAAAGTGATCAAAATCCTCCTGATGATCGAGGAGAAGTATCGCACTTACTTCGACAGCTATAagaaggagctggagctgcagagGATCGCGGCAGAAACCCTGCACCAGCTGATCCAGCGCTACAAGATCATCATGCAGCTGGACGCGAGCTGCACGTGTCCGCAGATCTATGAGATCGAATCGGATGATGCGATCATCAACAAGTTCTACCTCCACTACCAGGTGATAGCCAGTTCCAACAAGAACCAGTGTTGGGCCATCCAAGGCCTGCGTCCGTATTTGCTGATCTTTCGGCGTGAATGTGCCAAGTTGCGTTTGAACAAGGAGACCCCCTTCTTTCTGGGCGACGCCTTCCACAAGCCCATCCAGTTCTACATGGATCTGGTGGAGGAGCTGTTCGCCTACTTCTACAGTGGACACCTTCGGCTGGACTGCGCCGCTCGTCTGCTGGATCCGTTGGATCTGAACAGGATGGAGTACTACATGAAGCTATTGGAACCCAACGAGGACTTCGACGAGTACTTTCGGCACAACATAAGCTTCTGCAAGTGCCTGCGGCCGCAGCCCCTGTGTCCACCGAGTGAGTACCATCAGAAGGTCAAGGATCAGTCCGACGCATATCTCAACCATGCCAAGAAGAAGCGCTGTGCCAGGAGGTTTGAGAGAATGGCCCAGAACGGGGCACAGACCTCGAAGCGGGAAAGTGGTTCGTTGGAACGGAAAATATCAGTTGGCAGCGCAAAGACTACGACCAGCCTGAGTCGGGAGGCATCTGTCGTGGAAGAGGCCGTTTCCAGCCGGCATCACGAACGAACTCTAACCAATCGGCTGATGAGCGCCCTCTGCATTGTACCCTGA